From the Amycolatopsis thermoflava N1165 genome, one window contains:
- a CDS encoding MFS transporter, protein MRKLAFASIASTVLEWFDFLVYSTAAALVFGPLFFPTLGGVQGTLASFATLAVGFVARPLGGVLAGHVGDRYGRKVPLVGSMLLMGVATFVVGLLPTYDTAGMWAPVLLVVARIVQGLGVGAQWGGAAMLLVEHAPVAKRGFYGSLVNTGTILGAVLGNGFFLLLTALVPADSFEAWGWRIPFLSGLLLVVVGIYVQLKIEESPVFTELRHASSAAAQRAGVRKAPVGQAIRLYWRQILQAVAAFFVVNGTFYIFISGILDYGTKTLGLDRTPMLLVVMLAGLTQVVTIPVFGALSDRLGRKRIYLTGAVAMAVAGFPMFWLIDTGSLLWLGVALVIGFTIHASMFGCQTAMYAEMFPADVRLSGASLGFQVASVLAGGLAPMITTALVAASGGSWAVSLYIIAMAVVTFAGVSTIRERFQRDLYAVSSERTDGAA, encoded by the coding sequence ATGCGGAAGCTGGCCTTCGCCTCCATCGCGTCGACCGTGCTCGAGTGGTTCGACTTCCTGGTGTATTCGACGGCGGCGGCGTTGGTGTTCGGTCCGTTGTTCTTCCCCACGCTGGGCGGCGTGCAGGGCACGCTCGCGTCGTTCGCGACGCTGGCGGTGGGATTCGTCGCGCGGCCGCTCGGCGGGGTGCTCGCCGGGCATGTGGGGGACCGCTACGGACGGAAGGTCCCGCTGGTCGGCTCGATGCTGTTGATGGGTGTGGCGACGTTCGTGGTGGGACTGCTGCCGACCTATGACACCGCCGGGATGTGGGCGCCGGTCCTGCTCGTGGTCGCGCGGATCGTGCAGGGGCTGGGTGTCGGTGCGCAGTGGGGTGGTGCGGCGATGCTGCTGGTGGAGCACGCCCCGGTGGCGAAGCGCGGCTTCTACGGCTCGCTGGTCAACACCGGCACGATCCTCGGCGCGGTCCTCGGCAACGGGTTCTTCCTGCTGCTCACCGCGCTGGTGCCGGCGGATTCGTTCGAGGCGTGGGGCTGGCGGATCCCGTTCCTGTCCGGGCTGCTGCTGGTGGTCGTGGGGATCTACGTGCAGCTCAAGATCGAGGAGAGCCCGGTGTTCACCGAGCTCCGGCACGCCTCCTCGGCGGCCGCGCAGCGGGCCGGCGTGCGCAAGGCGCCGGTCGGGCAGGCGATCCGCCTGTACTGGCGGCAGATCCTGCAGGCGGTCGCGGCGTTCTTCGTGGTCAACGGAACCTTCTACATCTTCATCTCCGGGATTCTCGACTACGGGACGAAGACACTCGGGCTGGACCGCACGCCGATGCTGCTCGTGGTGATGCTCGCGGGGCTGACGCAGGTGGTGACCATCCCGGTGTTCGGCGCGTTGTCCGACCGGCTCGGGCGCAAGCGGATCTACCTGACGGGCGCGGTGGCCATGGCGGTCGCGGGGTTCCCGATGTTCTGGCTGATCGACACCGGCAGCCTGCTGTGGCTGGGGGTCGCGCTGGTCATCGGGTTCACGATCCACGCGTCGATGTTCGGGTGCCAGACCGCGATGTACGCCGAGATGTTCCCGGCCGATGTCCGGCTCTCCGGAGCGTCACTGGGTTTCCAGGTGGCGTCCGTGCTGGCAGGCGGACTGGCGCCGATGATCACCACGGCCCTGGTCGCCGCCTCCGGCGGATCGTGGGCGGTGTCGCTGTACATCATCGCGATGGCCGTGGTGACCTTCGCCGGGGTGAGCACCATCAGGGAACGGTTCCAGCGCGACCTGTACGCGGTTTCGTCCGAGCGGACGGACGGTGCGGCGTGA
- a CDS encoding muconate/chloromuconate family cycloisomerase, whose product MSDLRIDRVETVVLDVPLRRPHRFARVGMDVQPVLLVYLRTAGGVTGVGEGVVPGGPWWGGESVETMQLVIERYLAPILLGRDVDDIAGIGRDIGDVVAANLHAKAAVDIALHDAWARCLGVPAHALLGGVVRRSVPVTWALGTEPAPVVVEEALAKLDAGTHRTFKLKMGAQDPADDVRRVTAIADKLAGAAGLRVDVNARWDRGTALAHLPRLADGGIELVEQPVPGADVEALAEINRALPIPVMADESLRTPGDALRLARLAAADVYSLKISKSGGLRATRSIAEVAAAAGIPAHMGTSIDGPVGTAASLHLACALPAVTWGSELFGPLLMRAEHLATPLRYEGGELHLPDGTGFGVELDPDAVRAFARS is encoded by the coding sequence ATGAGCGATCTTCGCATCGACCGCGTCGAAACGGTCGTGCTCGACGTGCCGCTGCGGCGACCGCACCGGTTCGCCCGCGTCGGGATGGACGTCCAGCCCGTCCTGCTGGTGTACCTGCGGACCGCGGGTGGCGTCACCGGCGTGGGTGAGGGCGTCGTGCCCGGGGGCCCGTGGTGGGGTGGCGAGTCGGTGGAGACCATGCAGCTCGTCATCGAGCGCTACCTGGCGCCGATCCTGCTCGGCCGCGACGTGGACGACATCGCGGGGATCGGGCGCGACATCGGCGACGTGGTGGCGGCCAACCTGCACGCCAAGGCGGCCGTGGACATCGCGCTGCACGACGCGTGGGCCCGGTGCCTGGGCGTACCGGCGCACGCCCTCCTCGGCGGGGTCGTCCGCCGGTCGGTCCCGGTCACCTGGGCGCTGGGCACCGAACCAGCCCCGGTCGTCGTCGAGGAGGCGCTCGCCAAGCTCGACGCCGGGACCCACCGCACCTTCAAGCTGAAAATGGGCGCCCAGGACCCGGCCGACGACGTCCGGCGCGTCACCGCCATCGCGGACAAGCTGGCCGGCGCGGCGGGGCTGCGCGTGGACGTCAACGCGCGGTGGGATCGCGGCACGGCGCTGGCCCACCTGCCCCGCCTCGCGGACGGCGGCATCGAGCTCGTCGAGCAACCCGTGCCCGGCGCCGACGTCGAGGCTCTCGCCGAGATCAACCGGGCGCTGCCGATCCCCGTCATGGCCGACGAAAGCCTCCGCACCCCGGGCGACGCGCTCCGCCTCGCCAGGCTCGCCGCTGCCGACGTGTACTCGCTCAAGATCAGCAAGTCCGGCGGCCTCAGGGCCACCAGGTCCATCGCGGAAGTCGCGGCGGCCGCCGGGATCCCCGCCCACATGGGCACGTCCATCGACGGTCCGGTCGGCACCGCGGCCTCGCTGCATCTGGCGTGCGCACTGCCCGCGGTGACCTGGGGGAGCGAGCTGTTCGGGCCCCTGCTGATGCGTGCCGAGCACCTCGCCACCCCGCTGCGCTACGAGGGTGGGGAGCTGCACCTGCCCGACGGGACCGGCTTCGGGGTCGAGCTCGACCCGGACGCGGTGCGCGCGTTCGCCCGGAGCTGA
- a CDS encoding MaoC/PaaZ C-terminal domain-containing protein, with translation MTGGGGMYFEDFRVGQRFTAGPRVVTEEDLARFTALSGDDHPLHTSVEYARGTSFGKPVLQGSFGAAVAAGLWTRLGLVSASIVAATEESWTYHRPIKVGDELSLAVTIVRLTDSRGGGQGLVSRYNELRDGAGTVIQSGTATALVRAGDGGPRPVNRDVGTVAWGKVLAEALTANPAFVSAVASWDGTIGLRGGEHEVHLRVYRGRIIDVTRRSPHGATFTFGAPDRIWADLLTAEDSRFGARLMTGEFISSGDPYEYLRLTKALEIIVDVARDLARTEHTEVVA, from the coding sequence GTGACCGGCGGAGGTGGGATGTACTTCGAGGACTTCCGGGTCGGGCAGCGGTTCACGGCGGGACCGAGGGTGGTGACCGAGGAGGACCTGGCGCGGTTCACCGCCCTCAGCGGCGACGATCACCCCCTGCACACCAGCGTCGAGTACGCCCGGGGCACGTCGTTCGGGAAACCGGTCCTGCAGGGCTCCTTCGGTGCGGCGGTGGCGGCCGGGCTGTGGACCCGGCTGGGGCTGGTGAGCGCGTCGATCGTGGCGGCGACCGAGGAGAGCTGGACCTACCACCGGCCGATCAAGGTGGGGGACGAGCTCTCGCTCGCGGTGACGATCGTCCGCCTGACGGACAGCCGTGGGGGTGGCCAGGGACTGGTGTCCCGGTACAACGAGCTGCGCGACGGTGCCGGCACCGTGATCCAGTCGGGCACGGCCACCGCGCTCGTGCGGGCGGGTGACGGAGGGCCGCGGCCCGTGAACCGGGACGTGGGCACGGTGGCGTGGGGGAAGGTGCTTGCCGAGGCACTGACGGCGAACCCGGCGTTCGTGTCCGCGGTGGCGTCCTGGGACGGCACCATCGGACTGCGCGGTGGCGAGCACGAAGTCCACCTGCGCGTCTACCGGGGCCGGATCATCGACGTGACCCGCCGTTCGCCGCACGGCGCCACGTTCACCTTCGGTGCGCCCGACCGGATCTGGGCGGATCTGCTGACCGCGGAGGACAGCCGGTTCGGTGCCCGGTTGATGACCGGGGAGTTCATCTCCAGCGGTGATCCGTACGAGTACCTCCGGCTGACCAAGGCCCTGGAGATCATCGTGGACGTCGCCCGCGACCTCGCCCGGACCGAGCACACCGAGGTGGTCGCATGA